The nucleotide window CTACGCCAGACGACGCAAAGGATTTAGGCACCACTAGCGGCCAGACCATCTCACCCCTGTTTCGCGTTGATTCTGGTTCGTTCGGTCAGAGTCGCGTCAAAAGTCAGACGCCGCGGCTTGACGATCCTTTCCTTGCTACGTCCCGCCCGAAGGGTCGGGGTAGTGGTCATGGTTGCCATGGGATCACCGTCGTGGTACTTTCCCACTGTGGGAGAAGGGGTTATGGCGAGTGCGATTTCTTATCTCAGCGTCGACCAGAAGGGGCGGGCGACTCTGCCCGAGGAGGTGCGCGTATCGCTAGGTCTTCGACCAGGCGACTTCGTGCTCCTCGAAAAGACCGAGCGGGGAACCTACGAGCTCGTCCCGGCAGCCCTCGTGCCGCGGGACCAGCTCTGGTTTCACCATCCCGAGATGCAGGGCCGCATCCGTAAGGCGGAGGCTGATCTTACCGAAGGCCGAACCAAAGAGACCCGGACCGTCGGGGAGGCCCAGGCGCTTCTCGACGGCCTCAAGCGCAGACGCCGCGGGCCGCGCCGGTAAACAACGGCTTGGCGCCCAGGCCCGCGGTCCGGTCCGCCATTTGGACAGAACAGTGGTGGGACAGCTACGCGCGGCTAGCTGTCGACCGTCAGGCTTCTTGTGATCGCGTTGCCATGGCGCTGATCAAAGGAACCGACACGCCCGGCCTCAATGTGAAGCCGATCCTTCCCGACAAGCACTACCTCGAGGGTCGGATCAGCAGCGGTGATCGGATAGTGTTTCGCGTAGAAGGGAGCACGATCCACTTCATGGACGTCGTGAGGCATGACGACATTGGACGCTATGGGCG belongs to Vicinamibacteria bacterium and includes:
- a CDS encoding AbrB/MazE/SpoVT family DNA-binding domain-containing protein — translated: MASAISYLSVDQKGRATLPEEVRVSLGLRPGDFVLLEKTERGTYELVPAALVPRDQLWFHHPEMQGRIRKAEADLTEGRTKETRTVGEAQALLDGLKRRRRGPRR